A window of Oncorhynchus kisutch isolate 150728-3 linkage group LG10, Okis_V2, whole genome shotgun sequence contains these coding sequences:
- the LOC109898510 gene encoding gamma-crystallin M2-like — MTSTGMNMNSRITFYEDRNFQGRSYECSSDCPDMSSYLSRCQSCRVESGCFMVYDRSNYMGNQWFMKRGEYSDFQRMMGMTDIRSCRMIPMHRGSFRMRIYERENFGGQMHEMMDDCDSIMDRYRMNNCMSCNVMDGHWLMYEQPQYRGRMMYMRPGEYRNFNQMGMGMRFMSMRRINESCY; from the exons ATGACCTCCACCGGCATGAACATGAACAGCAGA ATCACCTTCTACGAGGACAGGAACTTCCAGGGTCGTTCCTATGAGTGCAGCAGCGACTGCCCTGACATGTCCTCCTACCTGAGCCGCTGCCAGTCCTGCAGGGTTGAGAGCGGCTGCTTCATGGTGTACGACCGCTCCAACTACATGGGAAACCAGTGGTTCATGAAGAGGGGAGAGTATTCTGACTTCCAGCGCATGATGGGAATGACCGACATCAGGTCCTGCCGCATGATCCCCATG CACAGAGGATCTTTCAGGATGAGGATCTACGAGAGGGAGAACTTTGGAGGTCAGATGCATGAGATGATGGACGACTGTGACAGCATCATGGATCGTTACCGCATGAACAACTGCATGTCCTGCAACGTTATGGACGGCCACTGGCTCATGTATGAGCAGCCCCAGTACAGAGGCAGGATGATGTACATGAGGCCTGGAGAGTACAGAAACTTTAACCAGATGGGCATGGGCATGAGGTTCATGAGCATGAGACGTATCAACGAGTCATGTTACTAG